In Hahella sp. HNIBRBA332, the genomic window AGGGACGCCGAAGACGTCCTTGTTTCATTAAAAACGGCCCTATAAGCAAGCGCTTACGTGGTCGCGCTAATTAGTAAACCAGAAAAAAATCCACAATATCAGTACTTTGGAGAAATAATCTTTATGATGATCGGCGCAGGCTGGGAGCCCGCGCCGCGCGTATCAGGAGTTGTTCGGGGAAGGAGCGGGCGCGTATTGCGGTTGACCGGAATTGATTCCGGATTTGGTTTTTTCGGTGGCCTTTTTTGACTGCGCGGAAGCATGCGCTTTTTCTCTCAAATATTGCCGCGCAGCTTCCTCTGCTTCAGCATAAGTGGCGCTTTCAGGAATGGCTCCCTCGTTGCGCAATTTCTTGATGACGCTTTCAATATTGGCTGGCGCTCCGGCTTGCGGCCCGGCGTGATCTTCATCGCAGGCCAGGGTGGGTGCGGAGACGATCAATAGGGATAGCAGCGCGCTGGTAAAGGTCCTTTTGGATAGTTTCATCATTCACTTGACTCATTCTTTTGCTTGTCTGGAGACGATAAGTCTAAGCGTTTTTGTTGCGGCGGCGAAAGGGGCTCTCCCCGCGCTTCTTTGACGAAGTAGGCGCCGCTTTGGCTTTTTACGCCGTCCGGCGTGAGCGTCCCCCAGTGAGTGATAAGGTCGCCATCCTGCGCACTGCGCTCCAGAGAAAACAATGTTTCTCCTGGCTTATAGACGGTCACGCCATAGCTGTTTTTCACTGATCCCCCGGCATGGGAGACAAAATTGATATCGATGCGCGCGCCGGACGTCTCAGCAGCGCAGATCAGGTTTTCCGCGGTTTGGAAGCCGTTGATCTCCAGATGACAGGGCGTTTCTCCTTTGGCCACGGTCAACAGGTGAATCATGATCATCGGCGTGCCTCCGGCAGTGTTTCCCAGCTGGGATTCATACCGGTAGCGGCCGTCCCAATTGACGATCAGCGTGGAGTCATCGGAATCTTCGGCGAACGTCGGTAAGACGATGCTGATCAGAAACAGCGATAAAATACATTGGCGTGCGGTCATAGCTCATCCCATATAGCCCGTCGTGAGACCCTTATCGTAAGCGGCGCGGACTTTCAGTGAAATTTCGGCGGGGGTAATGATACCGTCTTTGTTTTTATCAAAACCACTGTTCTGGGTATAGGTCAGCGTGCCGCGCCGGAACAGCGCCTGGGACGGATTCATACCCACCGCAGCGGGGTACAGAATCGCGAGGTAGACATCCTCCAGATTCTGCAAACGCCCCTGGTAAGGGCTGAAATACTTCTCTACATACTTCAATTGCTGTACCGCGGACATCCCCTTGAGCGCCTGAACGCTGGTGCCTAACGCTTTGGCGGTGGCGGGCATGAACTGGATCAAACCGATAGCGCCGCTGCCGGCGGCGTTGGTGATGCGGGGGCTGAACGTTTCGCCGGTTTCAAACGCCATACAGGCCATAAGGTAGTCCGGCGACATATCCATCGCGGCGGCGATTTTAATGACTTTATTGTTGAAGACGGAGGAGGTGCGGCCGCCCCAGGCGATACGCAAACGCGTGCCTCCCAGAAGCGCGCTCAAGGTGCGTCCGCCCGGGTCGATGCGGCCGTCGGGTTTGTTCATGCCGACTTTATCCCGCTGAAAACGTTTGATGGCGGAGGCCGTGGCGCCGCCAGCGACGCCGTCCACTACCAGGCGTGAACTGTGGGTTTTGGCGAAGCGATTGAGGAGTGTCTGCGCGAGGACAACGTCCGCTTTTTTGTTGACGCCGCCGACCCCTACGGATTGTTGAATACTCTGCATGTCGATCCTTGAAGTTAACATGGCAAGGCAGAGTAAAACTTGACCGAAGCGGTAACAACCGGGCGTATGGACTAACTGATCGTCCGATAAGGTTATACCTGTAACCTGTTGATTATGATAGATAATGTCACGATTTGTCCCCGTCCTTTTCCAATTGTCCCATTGGCGCTGGGAGCCAGGGCCTGTCTGTGTCAGAGTGTGGGAAGGGCCGAATGGGCCTCTGACAGGCCGTCGTGAAGCTTGGTTTGCAACCGCCAATGACAAAGCACAGGGAGGCTCATGAAGACGCGTATTTTTCTGATTATTGGCAGTATTCTGTTGTTGCTTCCCATCATGGCGGAACCTCTGCTGTGGATACAAACACACGCTGGATTTGTGCGGCGCATTGCATTAGTATTCCCGCGTCACTGGGGAGTAGCCTCTCTTCGCCCTGAAGAGGTTTGCGTCAACACACTTGGCCCACAGGCCATGGCGTAAACGGTTCCATAACTTGGCAAGACCTTTGACTATGCCGCACCGGTTGGGCCGGGGCGTGGCGTAGTCATATGGTTAAGTCCGGCCCAGGAGATATCCCGAATGCAAGCTTTCCTGATTTCCACCGGCATCGTCGCGCTCGCAGAGATTGGCGACAAGACCCAATTGCTGGCGTTTATTCTCGCCGCCAAATTCCGCAAGCCGGTTCCCATTATCCTCGGTATTTTCGTGGCCACCATCGTCAATCACGC contains:
- a CDS encoding DUF5991 domain-containing protein, which translates into the protein MTARQCILSLFLISIVLPTFAEDSDDSTLIVNWDGRYRYESQLGNTAGGTPMIMIHLLTVAKGETPCHLEINGFQTAENLICAAETSGARIDINFVSHAGGSVKNSYGVTVYKPGETLFSLERSAQDGDLITHWGTLTPDGVKSQSGAYFVKEARGEPLSPPQQKRLDLSSPDKQKNESSE
- a CDS encoding peptidoglycan-binding protein; this encodes MQSIQQSVGVGGVNKKADVVLAQTLLNRFAKTHSSRLVVDGVAGGATASAIKRFQRDKVGMNKPDGRIDPGGRTLSALLGGTRLRIAWGGRTSSVFNNKVIKIAAAMDMSPDYLMACMAFETGETFSPRITNAAGSGAIGLIQFMPATAKALGTSVQALKGMSAVQQLKYVEKYFSPYQGRLQNLEDVYLAILYPAAVGMNPSQALFRRGTLTYTQNSGFDKNKDGIITPAEISLKVRAAYDKGLTTGYMG